From Penaeus chinensis breed Huanghai No. 1 chromosome 43, ASM1920278v2, whole genome shotgun sequence, a single genomic window includes:
- the LOC125048359 gene encoding C-C chemokine receptor 1-like protein 1: protein MSSHIGQQTPLNSCTYTAHVTQPYLLGIHTHTISPQRDKTLVQIVDAKPSTSLVIPESHVMNTTTAAAAQGLPRPWLIGEPTGSPVDLHSNYTFSSQPYLCRDVCKLQEKELFYAKLASVADNCPRQDIRIALGDSNAEVSRWRLTSTEPAEEALSRISTERTGLAMMASLEEEKPVTAHSAHSSAVPKGNFSALARRLAVRTIPADLPPQRRNSVTTRGGMDEVDYLVVEEQEGEDFSGVAPFMNAAAGIMVVSAAVGICANLYVVCAASMSLKSNVVNAYVLQRTLAQLLFLLFTPTLAAHIFLHGWTFGDVLCRMTVGFVHIAEYAEIFFLIAMSVDGHKAFDTYSTDTRQRDSKIAAATIWVLAIILGAPLFALFGTIQGPDGMAFCTLLYINWGTIVIFNHVNLLLMLVALVVPCALLPGMFPPRDGRRRELSDEALAARRLVLALVAAFWLFRLPYAVIHFCGSLTHYFNPSLIRALHLTAMLPYVNAAVDPVIYIVLRRSLASPRAAAHTRGVEITYVNLIPEL from the exons ATGTCCTCGCACATTGGACAGCAGACTCCCCTCAATTCCTGCACTTACACAGCGCATGT cacccagccatactTGTTgggcattcacacccacacaatcagtccccaaagagataagacactagTCCAAATAGTAGATGCCAAACCATCTACTTCACTGGTGATCCCGGAGTCACACGTCATG AACACGACAACGGCAGCAGCAGCACAAGGACTGCCTAGGCCTTGGCTGattggggagcctaccggctcccctGTTGATCTCCACTCCAACTATACCTTCAGCTCCCAGCCATACCT CTGTAGAG atgtatgTAAACTTCAGGAGAAAGAgctgttttatgccaaacttgcatctgtggcagacaattgtcctcGGCAAGATATTCGTATTGCTCTGGGTGACtccaatgcg gaagtcagtagatggagaCTGACGTCGACCGAACCAGCGGAGGAGGCCTTGTCAAGGATTTCGACTGAACGTACAGGACTGGCGATGATGGCCAGCCTTGAAGAGGAGAAACCTGTCACAGCCCATTCAGCTCAC AGTAGTGCAGTGCCAAAGGGGAATTTCAGTGCACTCGCCCGTCGCCTTGCTGTCCGCACCATACCAGCAGACCTTCCTCCCCAGCGCCGGAATAGTGTGACAACGAG AGGCGGCATGGACGAGGTGGACTACCTggtggtggaggagcaggagggagaggactTCTCGGGGGTCGCCCCATTCATGAATGCCGCGGCAGGAATCATGGTCGTCTCGGCCGCCGTCGGGATCTGCGCGAACCTATACGTGGTGTGCGCCGCCTCCATGTCACTCAAAAGCAACGTCGTCAATGCGTACGTGCTGCAGCGGACGCTGGCCCAACTGCTGTTCCTGCTGTTCACGCCGACCCTGGCCGCACACATTTTCCTGCACGGCTGGACGTTCGGTGACGTCCTCTGCCGGATGACCGTCGGCTTCGTCCACATCGCAGAGTACGCGGAGATATTCTTCCTGATTGCCATGAGCGTCGATGGCCACAAAGCCTTCGACACCTACAGCACCGACACGCGTCAGCGGGATTCCAAGATCGCTGCGGCCACCATCTGGGTCCTCGCCATCATCTTGGGCGCCCCGCTGTTCGCACTGTTCGGCACGATACAGGGCCCGGACGGCATGGCCTTCTGCACCCTCCTCTACATCAACTGGGGCACAATCGTGATCTTCAACCACGTCAACCTACTGCTTATGCTCGTCGCGCTCGTGGTGCCGTGCGCGCTGCTGCCGGGCATGTTCCCTCCACGAGACGGCCGGCGGAGGGAGCTCAGCGACGAGGCCCTGGCGGCCAGACGTCTGGTCCTGGCGCTCGTGGCGGCCTTCTGGCTCTTCCGTCTGCCGTACGCCGTCATCCATTTCTGCGGCAGTCTCACCCACTACTTCAACCCGAGCCTAATAAGGGCGTTGCACCTGACGGCGATGCTGCCCTACGTCAACGCCGCCGTTGACCCCGTCATCTACATCGTGCTGCGCCGGAGCCTCGCTTCCCCGCGCGCAGCCGCCCACACCAGGGGCGTCGAGATCACGTACGTGAACCTGATCCCCGAACTCTAG
- the LOC125024538 gene encoding chemerin-like receptor 2 encodes MADLDESLAEEELELAHKVELPPIAATLKVELGLMILSAIAGVCANLVAIWVAASARKSNVINLYVMQRAVSDLIYLLTVPVLAARILMRTWAFGSAICKLTVSSAHMCIFASSAFLVAISVECYRHYAHNAPMTRTRWFYVATTLIWIGVVSLSASLISYIDVVEGYSGMFFCTVTDFNLKFLTFIDSLVIVMVMVPMLINWGCIIRMVASRRAWKRMGLSEKALANKRFLVALSAAYTLILTPFCVTRLLGMASSFSLTLLRALQLTSPLTYINATVSPVIYLLLRRRLTAPGEGERQSQEAITCVEISSDA; translated from the coding sequence ATGGCCGACCTCGACGAGAGCCTggcggaggaggagctggagctgGCCCACAAGGTGGAGTTGCCGCCGATCGCCGCCACCCTCAAGGTCGAGCTGGGCCTCATGATCCTGTCGGCCATCGCGGGCGTCTGCGCGAACCTCGTCGCCATCTGGGTGGCTGCGTCGGCGCGAAAGAGCAACGTCATCAACCTGTACGTGATGCAGAGAGCCGTGTCCGACCTCATCTACCTCCTGACGGTGCCGGTGCTGGCGGCGCGGATCCTCATGCGGACTTGGGCGTTCGGCAGCGCCATCTGCAAGCTCACGGTGTCGAGCGCCCACATGTGTATCTTCGCGAGCTCAGCCTTCCTGGTGGCCATAAGCGTGGAATGCTACAGGCACTACGCCCACAACGCGCCCATGACCCGCACGAGGTGGTTCTATGTGGCCACGACCCTCATCTGGATCGGCGTCGTGTCCCTCAGCGCCTCGCTCATCTCGTACATCGATGTCGTGGAGGGCTACAGCGGCATGTTCTTCTGCACCGTCACCGACTTCAACCTCAAGTTCCTCACGTTCATCGACAGTctggtgatcgtgatggtgatggtaccGATGTTGATCAACTGGGGCTGCATCATACGCATGGTCGCCTCGCGGAGGGCGTGGAAGCGCATGGGCCTTAGCGAGAAGGCGCTCGCCAACAAGCGCTTCCTGGTGGCGCTGAGCGCGGCGTACACGCTCATTCTCACTCCCTTCTGCGTGACGCGGCTGCTAGGCATGGCCTCCTCCTTCAGCCTCACCCTGCTAAGGGCGCTTCAGTTGACCAGCCCTCTCACATATATCAACGCCACCGTCAGCCCCGTCATATACCTGCTCCTGAGAAGGCGACTGACAGCgccgggcgagggggagaggcagtCCCAGGAGGCCATCACATGCGTCGAAATTTCCTCCGACGCGTGA